Proteins encoded within one genomic window of Oryza glaberrima chromosome 12, OglaRS2, whole genome shotgun sequence:
- the LOC127757213 gene encoding disease resistance protein RGA5-like produces the protein MNIATGAMNTLLPKLGELLVGEYKLQKGVKGEVEELEKELKGMTTALHKVATMPSDQIDEQVKIWASDVRELSYDIEDAVDTFMLKSKGHEPATSFKKVTNLFNKFKTNHQIHAVIKDIMDQVKKVSKRRDRYRVNDITARPTVVDVDPRLEAMYRKATELVGISKPKDELTKRLLEHDMSSRQQSNIISIVGFGGLGKTTLANSLLQELKENFDCHFFVLVSLNPDTNKILKNILLQLDKKKYSHIDEAWDTKHLIDKIRDFLNNRRFLCVIDDVWKESAWDNIKLAVQDAKLGSKIIVTTRNMVVAEHAGGGVYEMKPLSDDDSRHLFYKRIFDSNDDCPADLCSVTEKILKKCGGVPVAIITTACLLASKPWNSQEWDKVNKSISFGLEDSLDVGRMRKILSLSYNDLPFHLKTCLLSLSKYPEDELIRKDVLIWSWLAEGFITEETRPAGTSLQEIGESYFSELINRSLIQPMGRLYYREDGKVHVCKVHDMVLELINQLSAEEDFVTTYLSDGQQAGKNTCTTQKKKIRRLSLHKSYKSYASPEAREQYSKVRSLTVFGKVDSIPPLSSFYVLRVLQLEDCSGLDRNHLNDLGKLRLLKFLCLRKCSATRLPESIGKLESLETLDIRGAETMVLFPMSFVKLRKLVRLFAGRVQLAHGLMLGNMKSLQELSVEATPEVIRDLGNLKELRTLRIIFKGRETLELMESIQTSIQRFTNLQGLDLQYNIGVCIVSIDMQQIPSSLQRLFVVGLDMEAFPSWINSSMLSHLATLSIWLKFEYLQSDHLDRLAELPSLRFLRLTLRTGGEGQQQKLTIHGSACAFRSLKHFHFYSSSMMPSFQPGAMPHLERLCLEIWTNLKRGDLNDLGLENLHSLRHVTICSMDQKNRAVVKEALKNYPNQAEIELL, from the exons ATGAACATTGCAACAGGAGCAATGAACACCCTCCTCCCCAAGCTTGGGGAGCTGCTGGTGGGCGAATACAAGCTGCAAAAGGGTGTCAAGGGAGAGGTTGAAGAACTTGAGAAAGAGCTGAAAGGTATGACCACAGCACTCCACAAGGTGGCTACAATGCCTTCAGATCAGATTGATGAGCAGGTCAAGATCTGGGCCAGCGATGTGAGGGAGCTATCTTACGACATCGAGGATGCTGTCGACACCTTTATGTTAAAGAGCAAGGGGCATGAACCTGCCACGAGCTTCAAGAAGGTCACTAATTTGTTCAACAAGTTCAAAACTAACCATCAGATCCACGCTGTCATCAAAGACATCATGGACCAGGTCAAGAAGGTCAGCAAGCGTCGTGATAGGTATAGAGTCAACGACATCACTGCCAGGCCAACTGTTGTGGATGTTGATCCTCGCCTAGAAGCTATGTACCGAAAGGCAACAGAACTCGTTGGCATTAGCAAGCCAAAAGATGAGCTAACTAAGCGACTCTTGGAACATGACATGTCGTCCAGGCAGCAATCAAATATAATTTCTATTGTTGGTTTCGGAGGCTTAGGGAAGACTACTCTTGCCAATTCATTACTCCAGGAGCTTAAGGAAAATTTTGATTgccatttttttgttttggtgtCCTTGAATCCTGATACAAACAAGATTCTCAAGAACATTCTTCTCCAACTTGATAAGAAAAAGTATTCCCACATAGATGAAGCATGGGACACAAAGCACCTCATCGACAAAATCAGAGACTTCCTCAACAATAGAAG GTTCTTGTGCGTGATTGATGATGTATGGAAAGAATCGGCGTGGGATAATATCAAACTTGCTGTGCAAGATGCCAAACTTGGTAGCAAAATAATTGTAACCACACGAAACATGGTGGTTGCAGAACATGCAGGCGGTGGCGTTTATGAAATGAAACCCTTATCTGATGACGATTCCAGACATTTGTTCTACAAAAGAATATTTGACTCTAACGATGACTGTCCTGCTGATTTGTGTAGTGTCACTGAgaaaattttgaagaaatgtGGTGGTGTACCGGTAGCCATCATCACTACAGCATGCCTACTTGCTAGCAAACCATGGAATTCACAGGAATGGGACAAGGTCAATAAGTCTATCAGTTTTGGGCTTGAAGACAGCCTTGATGTGGGCAGGATGCGTAAGATATTAAGCCTAAGTTACAATGATCTGCCTTTTCATTTGAAGACTTGCTTGTTGTCTCTAAGCAAATATCCCGAGGATGAGCTGATTAGAAAAGATGTTTTGATATGGAGTTGGTTAGCAGAGGGTTTTATTACGGAGGAAACACGACCTGCAGGGACAAGCTTGCAGGAGATTGGAGAGAGCTACTTCAGTGAGCTCATCAATCGAAGCTTGATCCAGCCGATGGGTCGTTTGTATTATCGGGAAGATGGTAAGGTGCATGTGTGCAAAGTACATGACATGGTGCTTGAGCTAATAAATCAGCTGTCAGCTGAAGAAGATTTTGTTACAACGTATTTATCAGATGGTCAACAGGCAGGTAAAAATACATGTACAACACAAAAGAAGAAGATTCGTCGACTATCTCTCCATAAAAGCTATAAATCGTATGCCTCACCAGAAGCAAGAGAACAGTACTCCAAAGTAAGGTCTCTTACTGTCTTTGGCAAGGTTGACTCGATACCACCTCTGTCGAGCTTTTATGTCCTGCGTGTGCTGCAGCTTGAGGATTGCAGTGGTCTGGACAGGAACCATCTCAATGATCTCGGTAAGCTACGCCTCCTGAAATTTCTGTGTCTACGGAAATGTAGTGCCACCAGGCTCCCTGAAAGCATCGGGAAACTGGAGTCTCTTGAAACCTTGGACATAAGAGGTGCAGAAACAATGGTATTGTTTCCAATGTCTTTTGTCAAACTAAGGAAACTGGTGCGCCTATTTGCTGGCAGAGTGCAGTTGGCGCATGGTCTGATGCTGGGGAATATGAAATCTTTACAGGAGCTTTCAGTAGAAGCCACCCCAGAGGTAATAAGAGATCTTGGCAATTTGAAAGAGCTAAGGACTCTTAGGATCATTTTCAAGGGTCGTGAAACATTAGAGTTGATGGAATCCATTCAAACATCTATACAAAGGTTCACCAATTTGCAAGGCCTAGATTTGCAATATAATATTGGTGTATGCATAGTATCCATAGACATGCAACAGATTCCTTCCAGTCTCCAAAGGTTGTTCGTGGTCGGTTTGGATATGGAGGCATTCCCAAGTTGGATCAATTCGTCGATGCTCTCCCACCTCGCCACCTTATCCATTTGGCTGAAGTTTGAATATCTCCAGTCTGACCACCTTGATCGCCTCGCTGAGCTTCCATCTCTTCGCTTTCTCAGGCTAACCTTAAGAACAGGTGGGGAAGGACAGCAGCAAAAGCTCACTATCCACGGAAGTGCATGTGCATTCCGGAGTCTAAAACATTTTCACTTTTATAGTAGCTCCATGATGCCATCGTTCCAACCAGGAGCTATGCCCCACCTTGAAAGGCTTTGTCTTGAGATTTGGACCAACCTAAAGAGGGGTGACTTAAATGATTTAGGCTTAGAGAACCTCCACTCCCTTCGACATGTGACCATTTGTTCCATGGATCAGAAAAACAGGGCTGTTGTTAAAGAGGCACTTAAGAACTATCCTAATCAAGCAGAAATCGAGTTATTGTGA
- the LOC127756561 gene encoding uncharacterized protein LOC127756561, which translates to MAPSAAATSSSSSYTDTSGSSSDSSSSSGSDRRRRHARHRSGHRKDAAAAASSSSALKARKDRRSRHKRRRRERRRSPSDDDSYSSSSSYDSEHEGKSRKHKKSRSSRKSRERERSKDRHSKRDKSKHKEKKDSERTSGPVQLSKFLGRDKDEGVQRSAISGKKIMMKLEKSKEDKQAESKRNELLKFLNASYD; encoded by the exons ATGGCGCCATCGGCCGCCgcgacctcctcgtcgtcgtcctacACGGACACCTCGGGCTCCTCCTCCgactcgtcctcgtcctcgggGAGcgaccgacgccgacgccacgcCCGCCACCGCAGCGGCCACCGGAAGgatgccgccgcggcggcgtcctcgtcgtcggcgctgAAGGCGCGCAAGGACCGGAGGTCCCGCCACAAGCGGCgccggagggagcggcggcggtccCCGTCCGACGACGACAGCTACAG TAGCTCAAGCTCTTACGACAGTGAACATGAGGGCAAATCACGCAAGCACAAGAAAAGCAGATCATCAAGGAAG TCTAGGGAGAGGGAGCGAAGCAAGGATAGGCATTCTAAACGAGACAAGAGCAAACATAAAGAG AAGAAAGATAGTGAGCGTACTAGTGGCCCCGTGCAGCTCTCCAAG TTTCTTGGACGTGACAAGGACGAAGGTGTTCAAAGGAGTGCAATCTCTGGTAAAAAG ATAATGATGAAGCTTGAGAAATCCAAGGAAGACAAGCAGGCAGAGAGCAAGCGCAATGAATTGTTGAAGTTTCTGAATGCAAGTTATGATTGA
- the LOC127756544 gene encoding protein trichome birefringence-like 14, whose protein sequence is MRLVNLNGLRFKQLKLVCLALLVVLLTWKWEKGSLRNRGELLRSEPLALSHPVQSKYIDHDISKEEIFSSLDPLVQLVDEVGREATAASPPQSVVHEAENVTGKREASPPEKKECDYRNGRWVPDDSRPLYSGLSCKKWLSDSWACRLTQRKDFAYEKFRWQPEGCDMPEFQASQFLKRMQDKTIAFVGDSLGRQMFQSMMCMLTGGDDHSHVEDVGKRYGLVVARHAKRPEGWAYRFRRTNTTILYYWSATLCDLEPLRRSDQATGYAMHLDRPPAFLQKNLHRFHVIILNTGHHWNRGKMKANRWHMYVSGVPSHDRDITVIWKAKNFTIHNVVRWLDDQLPSHPHLKVFYRSLSPRHFFNGEWNTGGTCDNKNPLSKGNSVFRNRSDDAEAEEAVRGTGIKLLDITAISRLRDEGHISRYSIRGRGGVQDCLHWCLPGVPDTWNEILAAQL, encoded by the exons ATGAGATTGGTGAATCTGAATGGTCTGAGGTTCAAGCAGCTCAAGCTTGTCTGTCTTGCCCTCCTTGTGGTGCTCCTGACATGGAAATGGGAGAAGGGATCGCTGCGAAATCGCGGCGAGCTCCTCCGATCAGAGCCATTGGCTTTGAGCCATCCAG TTCAATCCAAGTATATAGATCATGATATCTCCAAGGAAGAAATTTTTTCTAGCTTGGATCCGTTAGTGCAGTTAGTAGATGAAGTAGGAAGGGAAGCTACTGCTGCATCTCCACCTCAGTCTGTAGTTCATGAAGCAGAAAACGTCACTGGTAAAAGGGAAGCATCACCTCCTGAGAAGAAAG AATGTGACTACAGGAATGGAAGATGGGTTCCTGATGACAGCAGACCATTATATTCTGGTCTCAGCTGCAAAAAATGGCTCTCTGATAGCTGGGCTTGCAGATTGACACAACGAAAGGATTTCGCTTATGAGAAATTCAGATGGCAGCCTGAAGGCTGTGACATGCCAGAATTCCAAGCCTCCCAGTTCTTGAAAAG GATGCAGGACAAAACCATTGCTTTTGTAGGTGACTCCTTGGGGAGGCAGATGTTCCAGTCCATGATGTGCATGCTCACAGGTGGGGATGATCACTCGCATGTCGAAGATGTCGGTAAACGCTACGGCCTTGTCGTTGCGCGCCACGCTAAGAGACCGGAAGGTTGGGCATACCGGTTCCGAAGAACCAACACCACCATCCTCTACTACTGGTCAGCAACGCTCTGTGATCTGGAGCCTCTCAGGAGGTCTGATCAGGCAACCGGCTATGCAATGCACCTAGACCGCCCTCCTGCATTTCTTCAGAAGAACCTCCACAGGTTTCATGTCATAATTCTGAACACCGGGCACCACTGGAACCGGGGAAAGATGAAGGCGAACCGGTGGCATATGTACGTCTCCGGGGTACCGAGCCATGACCGGGATATCACCGTCATCTGGAAGGCGAAGAACTTCACCATCCACAATGTCGTCAGGTGGCTGGATGATCAGCTTCCAAGCCACCCCCATCTGAAGGTCTTCTACAGGTCATTGTCACCAAGGCATTTCTTCAATGGTGAGTGGAACACTGGAGGAACATGTGACAACAAAAACCCTTTATCCAAGGGGAATTCGGTGTTTCGGAATCGTTCTGACGATGCCGAAGCCGAGGAAGCGGTGAGAGGCACCGGAATCAAGCTCTTGGATATCACCGCGATTTCGCGGCTGAGGGATGAAGGGCATATATCCAGGTACAGCATCAGAGGTAGAGGAGGGGTCCAGGATTGCTTGCACTGGTGCCTTCCTGGTGTTCCAGACACATGGAATGAGATCCTGGCTGCTCAATTGTAG